A portion of the Thermotoga sp. SG1 genome contains these proteins:
- a CDS encoding cupin domain-containing protein: MEVKIEKPTPEKLKELGVEKWPIWEKEVSEFDWYYDTNETCYILEGKVEVTTGDGKKYVIEKGDLVTFPKGLRCRWKVLEPVRKHYNLF, encoded by the coding sequence ATGGAAGTGAAGATAGAAAAACCTACACCGGAAAAACTAAAGGAACTCGGCGTGGAAAAGTGGCCCATCTGGGAAAAGGAAGTCAGCGAGTTCGACTGGTACTACGACACGAACGAGACCTGTTACATCCTGGAGGGGAAAGTGGAGGTAACGACGGGAGACGGAAAAAAGTACGTGATCGAAAAGGGAGATCTCGTCACATTTCCCAAGGGCTTGAGGTGCAGATGGAAGGTTCTAGAGCCCGTGAGAAAACACTACAATCTGTTTTGA
- a CDS encoding DUF916 domain-containing protein, translating to MGMRRVVLMTVIFVSAVFFAQGISVRMDPIVVSKTVSPGTSFSYEIFLENDSEFDPITLKAMVMDVTETVDGAYDLRDPGSTKYSIARWVRVEPDTITVQPKETKTVIVTVNVPRGVSGGLYGAIAFEIQGPQTPETQRPAEEGAYGEVEFKYRMASFLEVVLSGTRQRVEAFPAYFKVERSDDIPSIRMQIGDGALVFTLGVLNRSNVHIVTKGTLTIKTKEGRTIAKMPLGGGRGVILPESTVNMRTITRRFFPPGEYVARAVVDYGGRRPIVAETLFTITTERVETGEEERETGPVMITVDPVNIEIKAVPGSYRSEIVKISNLGEETLQVKGKILPLAYDLYGDLLPEEERGTPPDWIKLTPSSFTLKPGQSRNVRIAVRIPKDFTGGYYADVLFRTGGSLQAETGTNLLVFSGKDEDITREASADIVYEIKEDGIYADIVFENTGNYHLMPTVTFGLNRITPQQVTDEGLIIPEKVESLIQEEISSTAPVLPRTKRIFSVFIPVILEEGEYELLARCDYGRSPIVLKKSFHIEGRNGE from the coding sequence ATGGGGATGAGAAGGGTAGTTTTGATGACCGTGATTTTTGTGAGTGCTGTTTTCTTTGCCCAGGGAATATCCGTTCGAATGGATCCCATAGTAGTGAGCAAAACCGTAAGTCCGGGAACCAGTTTCAGTTATGAGATCTTTCTGGAGAACGACAGCGAGTTCGATCCCATCACCTTGAAAGCGATGGTGATGGATGTGACAGAAACGGTGGATGGAGCGTACGATCTGAGAGATCCGGGGAGTACGAAGTACTCGATCGCAAGATGGGTTCGGGTTGAACCAGACACCATCACCGTACAGCCAAAGGAAACAAAGACCGTCATCGTGACAGTGAACGTACCAAGGGGTGTCTCTGGAGGGCTCTACGGTGCGATCGCGTTCGAGATCCAGGGACCTCAAACACCGGAGACCCAAAGACCCGCTGAAGAGGGAGCTTACGGTGAAGTTGAGTTCAAGTACCGAATGGCGAGTTTTTTAGAGGTTGTTCTCTCCGGTACAAGACAGAGAGTGGAAGCGTTTCCAGCGTATTTCAAGGTAGAGAGATCTGATGACATTCCCTCCATAAGAATGCAAATAGGAGATGGCGCTCTCGTTTTCACGCTCGGTGTTCTGAACAGAAGTAACGTTCACATAGTGACGAAGGGAACTCTCACGATAAAGACAAAGGAAGGAAGAACGATAGCGAAGATGCCTCTTGGTGGCGGAAGGGGTGTGATACTTCCAGAAAGCACCGTCAACATGAGAACGATCACAAGAAGGTTTTTTCCTCCAGGAGAGTACGTTGCGAGGGCAGTCGTTGACTACGGTGGGAGAAGACCCATAGTGGCAGAAACGCTGTTCACGATCACAACCGAAAGGGTAGAAACAGGGGAGGAAGAAAGGGAAACAGGTCCAGTTATGATCACAGTGGACCCAGTCAACATTGAGATAAAGGCAGTTCCAGGATCTTACAGGTCCGAGATAGTGAAGATATCGAATCTCGGAGAGGAAACCCTTCAGGTGAAGGGAAAAATTCTGCCGCTGGCCTACGACCTCTACGGTGATCTCCTCCCAGAGGAAGAAAGAGGCACACCACCCGACTGGATCAAACTCACACCATCTTCCTTCACCCTGAAGCCCGGGCAATCTAGAAACGTGCGTATTGCCGTGAGGATACCGAAAGATTTCACGGGAGGATACTACGCCGATGTGCTCTTCAGAACGGGTGGTTCTCTTCAGGCGGAAACGGGTACAAACCTTCTTGTGTTCTCAGGAAAAGACGAAGATATCACCAGAGAGGCAAGTGCAGATATTGTGTACGAGATAAAAGAAGATGGCATCTACGCCGACATCGTTTTCGAAAACACGGGAAACTATCATCTCATGCCTACGGTGACGTTCGGCTTGAACAGGATCACACCCCAGCAGGTGACCGACGAGGGACTCATAATACCGGAGAAGGTGGAAAGTCTCATTCAAGAGGAAATCAGTTCCACTGCCCCCGTTTTGCCCAGAACAAAGAGAATCTTCAGCGTCTTCATACCTGTCATTTTGGAAGAGGGTGAATACGAGTTACTAGCAAGATGTGACTATGGAAGAAGTCCGATTGTTCTGAAAAAGTCCTTTCATATAGAAGGGAGGAATGGGGAATGA
- a CDS encoding type II secretion system protein GspD, with product MRKLLFISLALMTILIFSQEEPLVSNIFQDTYILDALADISAQTGVPIIADTTVTGFITMELNEVPLEQALKMILMPGGYVYRKMDGFYFVGSPDPTNPAFRYLVETKTYKLKYITSADAEELLPPLYKNYVKFNEKNNMITITAPQEIIQAFEKDLKKIDIPIPQVKVSVIVTEVSKDYSNELGLNSLDYSFGAGQEFNENWSATLGLVTGVLNLETDVFGQILAQLKLLEEEQKAKITADPWIIVKSGEKASLFLGERQVVLLQAEGAVSRIESIDVGVSIDIQPRVMDEEELELTLSPRVSHFAGEKLGTFAVKQNELSTTLFLKNGQTVVISGATVEDNSQTSSGIPILNKIPLIRYLFGGTTKKETEKELYIFIKAEIQGSE from the coding sequence ATGAGAAAACTGCTTTTTATCTCTCTTGCCCTGATGACGATTTTGATCTTTTCACAGGAGGAACCTCTTGTGAGTAACATATTCCAGGACACCTACATCCTGGATGCCCTGGCGGACATCTCCGCGCAGACCGGAGTTCCGATCATAGCCGATACCACCGTAACAGGTTTCATCACGATGGAACTGAACGAAGTTCCCCTGGAACAAGCACTGAAAATGATCCTCATGCCTGGGGGCTATGTATACAGGAAAATGGACGGATTTTATTTTGTGGGTTCACCCGATCCAACGAATCCCGCCTTCAGATACTTGGTGGAGACAAAAACATACAAGTTGAAGTACATAACGAGTGCCGATGCAGAGGAACTGCTACCACCACTGTACAAAAATTACGTGAAGTTCAACGAAAAGAACAACATGATAACCATCACCGCACCTCAGGAGATCATACAGGCGTTCGAAAAGGATCTTAAAAAGATAGACATACCGATACCTCAGGTGAAGGTCAGTGTGATCGTCACAGAAGTTTCAAAGGACTATTCGAACGAACTGGGACTGAACAGTCTGGATTACTCCTTTGGAGCCGGACAGGAGTTCAACGAAAACTGGTCGGCTACCCTCGGTCTGGTAACAGGGGTGCTGAACCTCGAAACAGACGTCTTCGGACAGATTCTGGCCCAATTGAAGCTTCTTGAAGAAGAACAGAAGGCAAAAATCACAGCCGATCCCTGGATCATCGTAAAAAGCGGGGAAAAAGCCTCTTTGTTTCTGGGAGAAAGGCAGGTGGTTCTTCTCCAGGCTGAAGGGGCAGTGAGCAGGATCGAATCCATAGATGTTGGAGTGAGCATCGATATTCAGCCTCGCGTGATGGATGAAGAAGAACTGGAACTTACACTCTCTCCCAGAGTCAGCCACTTTGCAGGAGAAAAACTCGGCACCTTCGCAGTGAAGCAGAACGAACTTTCCACAACGCTCTTTTTGAAAAACGGTCAGACCGTTGTGATCTCCGGAGCCACCGTAGAAGATAACTCGCAGACCAGTTCCGGCATACCGATACTGAACAAGATACCACTCATAAGATACCTCTTTGGAGGAACCACGAAAAAAGAGACAGAAAAAGAACTTTACATATTCATAAAGGCAGAAATCCAGGGAAGTGAATGA